A genomic region of Macaca thibetana thibetana isolate TM-01 chromosome 14, ASM2454274v1, whole genome shotgun sequence contains the following coding sequences:
- the LOC126936141 gene encoding olfactory receptor 8H3, with protein MMGRWNNTNVPDFILMGLSDSEEIQMALFMLFFLIYVITMLGNVGMILIIRLDLQLHTPMYFFLIHLSFIDLSYSTVITPKTLANLLTSNSISFTGCFAQMFFFVFLGTAECYLLSSMAYDRYVAICSPLHYPVIMSKRLCLALLTGPYVIGFMDSFVNVVCMSRLHFCDSNIIHHFFCDTSPILALSCTDTYNTEVLIFIIAGSTLMVSLFTISASYVCILSTILKINSTSGKQKAFSTCTSHLLGVTIFYGTMIFTYLKPRKSYSLGRDQVASVFYTIVIPMLNPLIYSLRNKEVKNALIRAMQRRQDSR; from the coding sequence ATGATGGGTAGATGGAATAACACAAATGTACCTGACTTCATCCTTATGGGACTGTCAGATTCTGAAGAGATCCAGATGGCCCTCTTTATGCTGTTTTTCCTGATATACGTAATTACTATGCTGGGGAATGTGGGGATGATATTGATAATCCGCCTGGACCTCCAACTTCACACTCCCatgtattttttcctcattcaCCTATCATTTATTGACCTCAGTTACTCAACTGTCATCACACCTAAAACCTTAGCAAACTTACTGACTTCCAACTCTATTTCCTTCACGGGCTGCTTTGCCCAGatgttcttttttgtcttcttggGTACTGCTGAATGTTATCTTCTCTCCTCAATGGCCTATGATCGCTATGTAGCTATCTGCAGTCCTCTACACTACCCAGTTATTATGTCCAAAAGGCTCTGCCTCGCTCTCCTCACTGGGCCCTATGTGATTGGCTTTATGGATTCCTTTGTCAACGTGGTTTGCATGAGCAGATTGCATTTCTGCGACTCAAACATAATTCATCACTTTTTCTGTGACACGTCCCCAATTTTAGCTCTGTCCTGCACTGACACATACAACACCGAAGTCCTGATATTCATTATCGCTGGTTCCACCCTGATGGTGTCCCTTTTCACAATATCTGCGTCCTATGTGTGCATTCTCTCTACTATCCTGAAAATTAATTCCACTTCAGGAAAGCAGAAAGCTTTCTCTACTTGCACCTCTCATCTCTTGGGAGTCACCATCTTTTATGGCACTatgatttttacttatttaaaaccAAGAAAGTCTTATTCCTTGGGAAGGGATCAAGTGGCTTCTGTGTTTTATACTATTGTGATTCCCATGCTGAATCCACTCATTTATAGTCTTAgaaacaaagaagtgaaaaatgctCTCATTAGAGCCATGCAGAGAAGACAGGACTCCAGGTag
- the LOC126936156 gene encoding olfactory receptor 8I2, which produces MAGNNFTEVTVFILSGFANHPELQVSLFLMFLFIYLFTILGNLGLTMLIRVDSQLHTPMYFFLSNLAFIDILYSSTVTPKALVNFKSNQRSISFVGCFVQMYFFVGLVCSECFLLGSMAYDRYVAICNPLLYSVVMSQKVCNWLGVMPYAIGFTNSLISVCVISSLVFCGSSINHFFCDTTALLALSCVDAFGTEMVIFVLAGFTLLSSLLIITVTYITIISAILRIQSAAGRQKAFSTCTSHLTGVTIFYGSLIFTYLQPDNTSSLTQAQVASVFYTTVIPMLNPLIYSLRNKEVKNAFLRVIHRKLFP; this is translated from the coding sequence ATGGCTGGCAACAATTTCACTGAGGTGACTGTCTTCATCCTCTCTGGATTTGCAAATCACCCTGAATTACAAGTCAGTCTTTTCTTGatgtttctcttcatttatttattcactattTTGGGAAACTTGGGACTGACCATGTTAATCAGAGTTGATTCTCAGCTTCATACCCCTATGTACTTTTTCCTGAGCAATTTAGCATTCATTGACATACTTTACTCCTCTACTGTAACGCCTAAGGCATTGGTGAATTTCAAGTCCAATCAGAGATCCATCTCCTTTGTTGGCTGCTTTGTTCAAATGTACTTTTTTGTTGGATTGGTGTGTAGTGAGTGTTTCCTTCTGGGATCAATGGCCTACGATCGCTATGTAGCCATCTGCAATCCCTTATTGTACTCTGTAGTCATGTCCCAAAAAGTGTGCAACTGGCTGGGAGTAATGCCATATGCGATAGGCTTCACAAATTCTCTGATATCCGTCTGTGTGATAAGTAGTTTGGTGTTCTGTGGTTCCAGCATCAATCATTTTTTCTGTGACACCACAGCTCTTTTAGCACTGTCCTGTGTAGATGCATTTGGCACAGAAATGGTGATCTTTGTCTTAGCTGGATTCACTCTTCTTAGCTCTCTTCTTATCATCACGGTCACTTATATCACCATCATCTCAGCCATCCTGAGGATCCAGTCGGCAGCAGGCAGGCAGAAGGCCTTCTCCACCTGCACATCCCACCTCACCGGTGTAACTATCTTTTATGGGTCTCTGATTTTCACCTATTTGCAACCTGATAACACATCATCGCTCACCCAGGCACAGGTGGCATCTGTATTCTATACGACTGTCATTCCCATGCTGAATCCACTCATCTACAGTCTGAGgaacaaagaagtgaaaaatgctTTTCTGAGAGTCATACATAGAAAACTTTTTCCATGA
- the LOC126936144 gene encoding olfactory receptor 1052-like — MAEVNFTLVTEFILLGLTDRAELKMVLFMLFLLIYIISLVGNLGILFLIYVTPKLHTPMYYFLSCLSFVDACYSSVFAPKMLLNFFVEQETISFSACIVQYFLFVSLLTTEGFLLATMAYDRYVAIVNPLLYKVAMTKMVCIVLLFGSCVGGLINSLTHTIGLVKLSFCGPNVISHFFCDLPPLLKLSCSDTSTNELLLLIFSGIIAMLTFLTVVISYIFIVAAILRIRSAAGRHKAFSTCASHLTAVTLFYGSISFSYIQPNSQYSLEQEKVVSVFYTLVIPMLNPLIYSLRNKEVKEAVKRATEIKYFPC; from the coding sequence aTGGCTGAAGTTAATTTTACATTGGTTACTGAGTTTATCCTTTTGGGACTGACAGATCGTGCTGAACTAAAGATGGTCCTCTTCATGTTGTTCCTGTTGATCTATATCATTTCCCTGGTGGGGAATCTAGGAATACTCTTTCTAATCTATGTAACTCCCAAACTTCACACACCCATGTATTATTTCCTTAGCTGTCTGTCATTTGTTGATGCCTGCTATTCATCAGTTTTTGCCCCCAAAATGCTGCTGAACTTCTTTGTTGAGCAGGAGACAATCTCATTCTCTGCATGCATTGTGCAATATTTTTTATTCGTGTCTCTCCTTACCACTGAGGGCTTCTTGCTAGCCACAATGGCTTATGACCGTTACGTGGCCATTGTGAACCCTTTACTTTATAAAGTAGCTATGACTAAAATGGTTTGTATTGTGCTCTTATTTGGGTCATGTGTGGGAGGTTTAATCAACTCATTGACACATACAATTGGCTTGGTGAAACTGTCTTTCTGTGGGCCAAATGTCATCAGTCACTTCTTCTGTGATCTTCCCCCACTGTTGAAACTGTCATGTTCTGACACATCTACGAATGAATTGTTGCTTTTGATCTTCTCCGGCATTATTGCCATGCTCACTTTTTTGACTGTGGTGATCTCCTACATCTTCATTGTTGCTGCTATCCTGAGGATCCGCTCAGCAGCAGGTAGACATAAAGCCTTCTCCACCTGCGCCTCTCACCTAACTGCCGTGACCTTATTCTATGGATCGATAAGCTTTAGTTACATTCAACCAAACTCCCAGTATTCCTTAGAACAAGAAAAGGTGGTGTCTGTATTTTATACCCTGGTGATTCCTATGTTAAACCCATTGATTTACAGCTTAAGAAACAAGGAAGTGAAGGAAGCTGTGAAAAGGGctacagaaattaaatattttccttgttaA